From Buchnera aphidicola (Uroleucon sonchi):
CACTACATCTATTTTAATAGGATTATATATTGAAACAATAGATTTTTTTGGTTCTAATTCATGAGTATTATGCCAAGCTAAAAAAGCTAAAAAAGAAATGATAATAATTGGTATTGTCCATACTATTATTTCTATTTTTCTTGAATCTGACCAATTAGGTCGATATATCTGATTAGTATTAGTTGATCGATATTTAATAGCAAAATATATTGTCATAAAAATCACAGGAATAACAACAAACAACATCATAATAAAAGATATTAATATTAACTTATATTCTTTTATTGCAATTGATCCATGTGGAGATAATATTGTACCACTGCAACCATTAAGACAAAATAATGCTACTATCAATGATAATCCTCTAAATAATTTAATATAAATATGATTTAAACATGTCATTCAACAGCCTCTAAATAATTGCGTTTATTTATTAAGAAATTTTATATAACATTTATTGTAAATTATAATAATAAAATTCATTATTAATGATAATACTTTTTGAAATAATTGAATTATTTATTAAAAATTGATAAAATTTGATAAATATTTTAAGAAAATATTTTAAAAAATTTTTAAATATTAATTACATATATATTTTAATTAATATTTATTTTTATTTATTAGTCAGGAATAATATTAATTAATGATCGTAAAAAAAATAAAACAATGTTTAAAATCTACAATAAATACTAATTTTATCAAAATTTATAATAATAGCCGTTTCCATCATCATTCCGTACAAGATCTCACTCATATCAAAATAATTATTATTAGTAATGATTTTATAAATCAAAATATAATTGATAGACATCGTCTAATTTTTTCTAAACTATTTAAAATTAAAAAAATATATTCATTAACATTACATGCTTATACTGTAAGTGAATGGAAAGATAAAAGATGTCTAATAAATAATGATCCTAAATGTTATAAAAAATAATATGCATAAATTTAAATAAAAAAATTTTATATTTTTTGAGTGATTTATTTTTGAAAATCAAAAAATATATTGTTATAAAAAATATAATAAAAAATAATTATTAAAGGTAATAACATGAAATTTTCTATGAAAAAAAGTCTAGACGAAGGTCATCGTGTTATAATTAATATTCCAAAAAAAATAATTAATAATTCTATTAAAGAAGAATTTATAAAAATTAGTAAAACAAAAAATATTAATGGATTTAGAAAAGGTAAAATTCCAATTAAATTTATACAAAAAAAATGGGGTGATTCTATTTATTATGATATATTTAAAAAACTAATGCAAAAATTTTTTTATGAATTTTTAAATAAAGAAAAAATAAAAATTATTGGTACCCCTCAATATTATATTCATGAAAATAAAAGCACAGAAAAAGAACATGTTGAATAC
This genomic window contains:
- a CDS encoding BolA family protein, producing MIVKKIKQCLKSTINTNFIKIYNNSRFHHHSVQDLTHIKIIIISNDFINQNIIDRHRLIFSKLFKIKKIYSLTLHAYTVSEWKDKRCLINNDPKCYKK